The sequence TGACGTGGTGGGGTACCTCGTCCAGGCTGTCGAAGAACCGGGCATTGTCCGCCCGGGTCTGCTGGGTCAGCGTCTTGATCCGGGTACGCGAAGCGAGCGACGAGCACGGCTCGTTGAAGCCGATGTGCCCGTCCGTGCCGATGCCGAGCAGCTGGAGGTCCACCCCGCCGGCCTCGCGCAGCGCACGGTCGTACGCCTCGCAGGCGGCCTGGACATCCTCGGCCGACCCCTCGGGCCCCATGAACGAGTCCTCGCCGAGCCCGAGCGGCCGGACCACCTCGCGCAGGACCACCGAACGGTAGGACTCGGGGTGCCCGGCCGGCAGGCCGACGTATTCGTCGAGCTGGCAGATACGCGCCCGTGACGCGTCCACCGCGCCGGCCCGGACCTGCGCCGCCAGCGCCTCGTAAATGGGCAACGGGGTAGAGCCGGTGGCCACACCGAGCAGCGCGTCGGGCTTACGGCGCAGCAGGGCGGCGAGGGCCCCCGCGATCAGCTCGCCGCCTGCCGTGGCGTCCGGAACGATGACAACTTCCACGCTTGGCCTGCCGTTCTGGAGAATGGTCCATGTGGTATAGACCAATCTAGCAGAATGGAGCCCTCCGGACCCGGCAGCGCTTCCGAACGAAAGGGCACATTTTCCCGTCGGGGTGATGACGCGTCGGCGTTGCAGGCGGGACCGGAGTCGGGACCGGGGCCGGGGTCGTAGTCGTGGCCGGCGAGCGGCACGGCTCGCCGGCAGCCCGGCAAGGGGGAGAGCGAGGAGTGAGGGGCGACGAAGAGGCGGCGCCGCGCCGGAAAGGCCCCGAAAGCACCCGCGGGCCGCGGCGCCGGGACAGGACCCTCAACCTGTCCGGCACCGCAGCCCGGAGCTGACATCGGCCGGCCCCGCCTTGCGGGCGGAAGGTGCCCCTGTGTGCGGTAGGGGCACGGTCCCGTCCAGGGGCCGGTCGATCGGAGGCCTCGGCGCAGTCAGGGCAGAGAGCGCTTCGGCCTCGTTCCGCCCTCCTGTGCGGGGAGAGCGGAGGCCTTTTGCTGAATTCTGGACTAGACCATTCTTACTTGTCCATGCCCGTGCAGAGTCAACAGGTACACCGTACGCCGGTAGGCTCCAAGACGTGCCCTCCATGAACGATCTCGTACGCCAGCACACCGCTCTGAGCGACACCGACCTCGAGTGGCTCCATCTGCTGGTCTCGGAGTGGCAGCTGCTCTCCGACCTCTCCTTCGCCGATCTCGTGCTGTGGGTTCCCACCCTCGACGGCACCCGCTACGTATCGGTCGCCCAGATGCGGCCCAATACGGGCCCCACCTCCTACCAGGACGACATGGTCGGCCATCTCGTTCCCCGCGGCCGCCGTCCGATGCTGGACTCCGCCCTGGACGAGGGCCGGATCGTGCGGGAAGGCGATCCGGAGTGGCGCGAGGAGGTGCCGGTACGCGTCGAGTCCATCCCGGTGCGCCGCGAGGGCCGGGTGCTCGGTGTGATCGCCCGCAACACCAATCTGCTGACCGTGCGCACCCCCAGCCGGCTGGAGCTCACCTATCTGCAGAGTGCGTCGGATCTCGCTCAGATGATCGCTGCCGGAACGTTTCCCTTCCCCGGCCAGCAGGTCGACATGGATGCCTCGCCACGGGCCGGCGACGGACTGATCCGGCTCGACGCGGACGGCATCGTCCAGTACGCCAGCCCCAATGCGCTCTCCGCCTACCACCGGCTCGGCCTCGCCGCCGACCTGGTGGGCCATCACCTCGGCCAGGCCACCGCCGAACTGGCGCCTGCCCGCGGCCCGGTGGACGAGGCGCTGGTCAAGCTCGCCAGCGGCTGGGCCCCCAGGGAATTCGAGGTCGAGGGTGACGAAGGCGTCATTCAATTGCGCGCCATTCCGCTCAAACCGAAGGGAACGCACAGCGGTTCACTGGTTTTGCTGCGCGATGTGACCGAACTGAGACGTCGCGAACGGGAACTGATCACCAAGGACGCCACCATCCGGGAAATCCACCACCGGGTGAAGAACAATTTGCAGACGGTCGCCGCACTGCTGCGGTTGCAGTCGCGCCGGATGGATTCCGAACAGGGCCGCGACGCCCTCAACGAGGCCGTGCGCAGGGTCGGTTCGATCGCGATCGTGCACGAGACGCTGTCCCAGACCCTCGACGAACGGGTCGAGTTCGACGAGATCGCGGACCGGGTGCTGGCCATGGTCGCGGAGATCTCCCCGGGCAAGGTGACCACCCGCCGCACCGGGCGCTTCGGCATCCTGGACGCCGAGGTGGCCACCCCGCTGTCGATGGTGCTCACCGAGGTGCTGCAGAACGCCCTGGAGCACGCCTTCGACCAGGCGGAGCACGGCACGGTCGAGGTCGGCGCGGTGCGCGGCGGCAGCCGTACCGAGCCGCGGCTGCTGGTCACCGTCCAGGACAACGGCCGCGGCCTGCCCGAGGGCTTCGATCCGCACCGTGCCGGAAACCTGGGGCTGCAGATCGTACGGACCCTGGTGGAAGGGGAGTTGGGCGGAAAGTTCGACATGGTGCGGGCGCCCGAGCGGGGTACCCAGGTCATCCTCGACGTACCGGTACGTGCCGAGAAGCAGCACTGAGACCGGGCGGCAGCCGTCAGGTCCGCCGGCCGCCGCCCGGCCGACAGCAGGCCCGGAACAGCAGCAAGCCCCGGACCCATCCGGTCCGGGGCTCAAAGCTCTTGCGATGCGATTACGACCGGGCCGGTGAGCTCCGGGGGTGCATCGGGGGTACTGCGCGCTGCGGCTCGGGGGCCACGGGGCTACTGGCTCAGGCGCTGGCGTTGCGCGCCCGGTTACGAGCGGCACGGCGCTTCATCGCGCGGCGCTCGTCCTCGCTCAGACCACCCCAGACGCCGGAGTCCTGGCCGGACTCGAGCGCCCACTGCAGGCACTGCTCCATGACGGGGCAGCGGCGGCAGACGGCCTTGGCTTCCTCGATCTGCAGGAGCGCAGGACCGGTGTTGCCGATAGGGAAGAAGAGCTCGGGGTCTTCTTCGCGGCAAACGGCGCGGTGACGCCAGTCCATGGCTGCTCCATCTCCTCGTGATGACGGGATCGTTGCTTGTGAATGTGAACGCTTTCACGAATCCCCCCACAAGCAAAGGGCCGAACTCCAGCTGCGAACTGGTGCGGTCCTGTGGAATGAGGAGGAGGATTCGGGCTCTCAAGGGGGCCGGTAAAGCGGCCGTCCCGATCGCCATGAAGAGACTCGCAAACCTCGGCTGCGGATACAACCCCTTCCGGAAACTTTTTTTTGATTCCTTGGTGTCGCCTAGCTCACAGCCGTCATTCCAGGGGGTGGAAACCAGTCTAAACGTTCGAGTGAAAGGACTTTAGGCTCTACTGCTCACACAATCACACGCAGTGCACGGCGAACGCCTGTGAACGTCACACTCGTACGCAGCCCCAGGTGGTCACCGTCCATCTGGAACGGCAGGGGGACCTGCGAATGCAAGGTGAAGTTCGTGAGGTCGTGAAGTGAGAGTGCGTGCTTGCCCCGGGGTCCGCGCTCGGGTGTTGACGCCAGCAGCTGGGTGACATACCGGGTCACTGCGGGCGGGGAGAGCTTGCTCAGTGCGAACAGATCCAGGCCCGTGTCGAACGAGGCTTCCGGGGACGGGTAGATCGGCCGATTGCCCAGGTAGGTCCACGGGGCGGTGTTGCAGATTATGGCCAGCGCGAGGTCCTCGACGCGCTCCGCTGTGCCCTCGGTCCCGCCAGGGCGTTCGAGGGTGAGGATGCCCCGCCGGCGGTTCGCCTCGACCAGGAACTGCCGTACGACCTGTCGCACGTACAGGGCGTGGGTCGAACGCTTGCCGCGTTCGCGCTGCTGCTCGACCCGGCCGACGACGCCGGCGTCGAAACCGAAGCCGGCGCAGAAGGTGAACCAGCGCTCCGGTACGCCCTCGTCCTCGGTCCCCGGTGTGCCCGCGGCCAGCCCCAGGCCGATCGTGCGCTCGCTGCCGTCGCGCAGCGCGTCCAGCAGGGCGCCGGTGGCCTCCACGACGTCATTGGGCAGCCCGAGCGCGCGGGCGAAGACATTGGTGGACCCGCCGGGGACGACGGCCAGCCGGGGATGGGAGTCCGGATCGGGGCCATTGGCCAGCAGGCCGTTGACGACCTCGTTGACCGTGCCGTCGCCGCCGAGCGCCACCACCAGGTCGGTCTCCCCGCTCTCGGTGGCCTGCCGGGCAAGATCACGGGCATGCCCGCGGTACTGCGTCTGTGCGACCTCCAGCTTGAGGTCGCTGGCGAGCGCGTGGGTGAGTACCTCACGGGTGCGGGCACTGGTGGTGGTTGCTGCGGGATTGACCACGAGAAGTGCGCGCATATGGAGCAGCGTACCTACCTGCCGGTACCGGCCATGCCTCCCGTCCGGCTCCGGGGCCGCCCCGGCTGCCGGGGCGCCGGCGCTACCCTGCTGGGGTGAGCAGTCAGCAGAAGCAGTCCGTGTCCCGAGCCGCCGGCGCCCCCACCGCGCCCGAGCCGACCGGCCCGCGGCCCGCCCGGCTGAGCGCCGCGGCGGCGCTCACCGCGGTCGAAGGGCTCGCGCTGGCCGCCCTCGGCGGGTACATGCTGTTCATCGGTCTCGCCGGTTCGCCGGACAGTCCGCAGCAGGCGGAGATGGGCGGGCTGACGGTCCTGGCGCTCGCGGTGCTGCCGCTGGTGGCCGCGCGGGGGCTGTGGCTGCGCCGCCGGTGGAGCCGGGGCCCCTCGCTGATCACCCAGATCGTGGCGCTGCCGGTGGCCTGGACGCTGGTCCACGGCGGCGGTGCGCTGATCGCGGCCGGTATCGGGCTGGCCGTGGCCGCGTTGGTGGTGCTCGTCCTGCTGGTCAATCCGACGGCCACCGAGGCGCTGGGCATCGGGCCGCGGGAGACGCCCTGAGGGCCGTTCCGGTACGGCCTGCCCGGATGGGCGGGCCTGACGGAAGGGGCCGGGCCTGACGCGAGGCTCGCAGGACCTGACGCGAGGGACCGGCCCGATGTGCGGAGCCGGGGCCTGACCTGAGGGGGCGGCGCAGGGCGCGAGGGACCGGGGCCGGACGTACGAGGGGCGGAGCTCGTGAGAGCCCCGCCCGCCCCGTTCAGTTCTCGTTCACTCCTCGACGAGCAGCTTGTCGCGCAGCTGGGCGAGGGTGCGGGCCAGAAGACGGGAGACGTGCATCTGGGAGATGCCGACCTCCTGGGCGATCTGCGACTGGGTCATGTTGCCGAAGAAGCGCAGCAGCAGGATCTTCTTCTCGCGCGGGGGCAGGTCCTCCAGCAGCGGCTTGAGGGATTCGCGGTACTCCACGCCCTCCAGCGCCTCGTCCTCCGCGCCGAGGGTGTCGGCGACGGCCGGGGACTCGTCGTCGGTGTCCGGGACGTCCAGGGAGAGGGTGCTGTAGGCGTTGGCCGACTCCAGCCCCTCCAG is a genomic window of Streptomyces sp. Edi2 containing:
- a CDS encoding WhiB family transcriptional regulator: MDWRHRAVCREEDPELFFPIGNTGPALLQIEEAKAVCRRCPVMEQCLQWALESGQDSGVWGGLSEDERRAMKRRAARNRARNASA
- a CDS encoding diacylglycerol kinase family protein: MRALLVVNPAATTTSARTREVLTHALASDLKLEVAQTQYRGHARDLARQATESGETDLVVALGGDGTVNEVVNGLLANGPDPDSHPRLAVVPGGSTNVFARALGLPNDVVEATGALLDALRDGSERTIGLGLAAGTPGTEDEGVPERWFTFCAGFGFDAGVVGRVEQQRERGKRSTHALYVRQVVRQFLVEANRRRGILTLERPGGTEGTAERVEDLALAIICNTAPWTYLGNRPIYPSPEASFDTGLDLFALSKLSPPAVTRYVTQLLASTPERGPRGKHALSLHDLTNFTLHSQVPLPFQMDGDHLGLRTSVTFTGVRRALRVIV
- a CDS encoding PAS domain-containing sensor histidine kinase; this encodes MNDLVRQHTALSDTDLEWLHLLVSEWQLLSDLSFADLVLWVPTLDGTRYVSVAQMRPNTGPTSYQDDMVGHLVPRGRRPMLDSALDEGRIVREGDPEWREEVPVRVESIPVRREGRVLGVIARNTNLLTVRTPSRLELTYLQSASDLAQMIAAGTFPFPGQQVDMDASPRAGDGLIRLDADGIVQYASPNALSAYHRLGLAADLVGHHLGQATAELAPARGPVDEALVKLASGWAPREFEVEGDEGVIQLRAIPLKPKGTHSGSLVLLRDVTELRRRERELITKDATIREIHHRVKNNLQTVAALLRLQSRRMDSEQGRDALNEAVRRVGSIAIVHETLSQTLDERVEFDEIADRVLAMVAEISPGKVTTRRTGRFGILDAEVATPLSMVLTEVLQNALEHAFDQAEHGTVEVGAVRGGSRTEPRLLVTVQDNGRGLPEGFDPHRAGNLGLQIVRTLVEGELGGKFDMVRAPERGTQVILDVPVRAEKQH
- the nagB gene encoding glucosamine-6-phosphate deaminase, which encodes MEVVIVPDATAGGELIAGALAALLRRKPDALLGVATGSTPLPIYEALAAQVRAGAVDASRARICQLDEYVGLPAGHPESYRSVVLREVVRPLGLGEDSFMGPEGSAEDVQAACEAYDRALREAGGVDLQLLGIGTDGHIGFNEPCSSLASRTRIKTLTQQTRADNARFFDSLDEVPHHVITQGIGTILEARHLVLLATGEGKADAVARAVEGPVAALVPASALQLHPHATVVVDEAAAAELKLADYFRATYAAKPEWQGL